From Chryseotalea sp. WA131a:
ACCCCATGATGCGTGATTCTTGTTTGAAATGAATACTTCTTTAATATTTGTGTCAACATTTAGGAGTAAGTGCTGGTGGTATCCTAAGTATTTTAAATACATGTAGCCTGCAGTTCTTAATGTTTCTTTCATAGTTTAATTTTTATGAATTCGATTTGCTTAAATAGTGAATCCAGTTTTTGTTGAATTTCAATCGTATGTGTTATTGCTGCAATAACTTTACAAAAAAGAGCCGGGTCTTTCATCAATTTATCCTCTATACCTTTTAGATACTTATCCAATACTTGGTATCCACCCACAGTATAATTCCAAACCTCATTAGAAATTCCCTCGAAATAATTTCTTTCATTAATATATAGAAAACTATTTTCTTCGTCATATTTCAATTTCAAAATTTTATCATCCCCCTTTCCTCTATACTTTGCTACAGTTTTGCTGATAGATTTATGCTTTACCAGATGAAGATGAACAAGCTCATTGCCCAATTCCGCTATTCGCAAAAATAACTTATGATTCCCGGTAAAAGGTATACGCGGGAAATCAAATTTTAAGAATTCAGCATACGTATCACGATAAAAATTACAATGCAAAATTCCGTAGCAGTAATGAAGTATATGCTCAGGCGTTAATTCTCTTGATCCAAATTTCTTTTTATAAGAAATCGATAGGTGTTCGGTAATGATTTTGCTAATGTTTGGACGTTTTCCGTCACTTCCGTATTTTTCTTCAGGCTCAAAAAGCATCATGCTATGAGCAATTTTTCTTTTATCTTCCTTTTTGTATATGTAAAGAGGGAATAGCACAGTACCTCCTCTTCGATAGAAGTTTAAATCAATGATGTTTTCAGTTATGAAAGCCAAATCATAAACCTTCGAACCTACAGAAGCCCAATTTTTTCCACTTACTAACCCTAAATTATTATTCAGCATATTTGACATTACCGATTCAACCTTACGCGCAACTATATAATCATGATAAAAAATTTGAGCCGTCTGAAATGGTCGATATGAAATAGGCTTAACAAAATCAACTAGATTTACCTCTTTAGTTAGCTCCGCACGTGATTTAGCGATATCCCATTTATCGTTATCTTTCAATGGGAGGTTAAATATGTTTGAAACCTCTTCATCACTAAGGGTTTTATTTTTAAAAGTACTTATCTTGTTTAGTAGCTCGTTCTTTTCGGGAGCTATTGCTAATCCATCTCTTTTTGTGACAATTCCAGTATTATAAATCGGAAAAATACTGTCAAGTAAAGGCCACTCTAAGAACTCTTTAATATCTTTCGTGTTGTCCTTTTTTAAAAAATAAGAAGGATTTGTTGGCTTTACTACTTCGTAATTTTTTTTTGAGAATTTTGCATCCTCAAGCCAACCGTATTTTTCTTTGCGCAAGCCGAATAAATCATCGGCAAAAACTTTACAACCTTTTTTGTCTTTCTCTTTTATGCCAATGAAAATTGAAACACCTTGGCGTATATCAAACACGTTTTCGTCTTTGCCGCCTTCTGGGGTGGTTTCTTTTTTTAGGCCGTTGCCGTGCAAATCAATGATGTAAATTTCATTGAAGGTGTTCATCAAACTTTGGCGCATTCCGCGGAACGTGGGGTTATCCAAATAACTGTGATTGGTAATCATGCCTACAATACCATGCCCCGCTTTATGTATTTTCCATTGCGAAAAGCGGAGGAACTTAACGTAATCGTCTTGCAACCATTTGGGATTTTTTTCTCCGAGCGGCTCGCCATCAACTTTGTAATAGCTCTGCGCTCCGTCAATATCCTCTTTCAATAACTTTTCTGTCCAATCATTTTTAGTAGCTGAGTGGCCGCTGTAGGGTGGGTTGCCCAGTATCACCAGAATTGGGTCGTGGCGTTTTACTTTACCGGCTTGGTGGCTTTCGTCACTCAAACTTTCCAGGCCAGGTATTTCGGTCTGCGCCAAATCTTCCATATCAAGCGTGTTGGTAAGAAACAAATTGAAGCGATCACCGTCCTTCATTTTGTAGCCCAGCTCTTCCAACAAAAAAGCAATTTTTATATGACCAATGGCGTAGGGAGCCATCATTAGCTCAAAAGCAAAGTAGTGTTTAAGTATGTGGTTTTGGAAGAATTGGTTTAGGCCGCCATCGCCATACTTGCTTGTAAATTCTTTCACGGCCAACTTAATGGCTTCGGCTGGGAACGTGAGCGTGCCGCCAGCAGGGTCTAGCAGCGTTACTTCTTTGCTGGCCAGGCCATCATGCAAATCGAAATGGGTTTTCAATAAATCGTGGATGGCGCGCACAATGTATTTTACTACAGGCTCAGGCGTGTAGTACACACCGCGCTTTTCGCGGGTTGCGGGGTCGTAAATATTTAGAAACGTTTCGTAGAAGTGAACGATGGGGTCTTCGCCCTTGCCCTTTCGGTAATACTCATGCAAAATGCTGCTTACATCCGCAGCTTGCAGCACTTCGGCAATATCGTCAATGGCTACCTCCATGCCCACCGGTAACTTTTTGCCAAGCGATATAAACTGAAACACATCGCGCAAAATGCCAATGGTTTGAGGGATTAAATCAAACGCCAATTTTCGATTGAACTTTCCATTCGCTCGGGTACGAGCAGCAAACAAACCGTAGGTAATGGTCTGGCTATAGATGTCGGCAAAGCCATCTTCTTTTAAGTCGGCAATCAGGTATTTTTTGAACGCGGTGTAAAATCCGTAAAGCGGCCCTTTGCCTTTTTGCTCTTCCTCTAGTTCAATAGTTACTACCTCATCGCGCAAGAAGCGAGTTCGCTTGGCCAATTCGCTAGCAAGCGATTCCGCAGTAAATACTTTGGGGAGTGTAAAAGAAAAATATTTGTTAAGGAGCGCCAGAAATTTCTCTTCATTTTCAACAGGCGGAACGCTCTTTAATTTTTTTGCAATAAACGGGCGGCCAATGGAGACCTTGTCGATCAACTGGCCATTTCGGTAAAGCCTAAACTCATAAAAATCTGTCAAGATTAAATTTGGAAATACTCCGCGATAGCGCTTTAGTTGAATTCCATCTTCAATCACATCGAGGTTTTCGCCCGGTTTCTTAGCTTCGATATAACCTACTATGCTTTGCTGCCCATCCCAAATACGAAAGTCGGGATTACCCGCCTCGGTTTTCTTGGGCAATATTGTGATCTGGATTTTCTTTCGCCCAATGCTTTC
This genomic window contains:
- a CDS encoding N-6 DNA methylase; the encoded protein is MLQDYLKKIADTTAQGDAREESYYGNLASLIEAFAESIGRKKIQITILPKKTEAGNPDFRIWDGQQSIVGYIEAKKPGENLDVIEDGIQLKRYRGVFPNLILTDFYEFRLYRNGQLIDKVSIGRPFIAKKLKSVPPVENEEKFLALLNKYFSFTLPKVFTAESLASELAKRTRFLRDEVVTIELEEEQKGKGPLYGFYTAFKKYLIADLKEDGFADIYSQTITYGLFAARTRANGKFNRKLAFDLIPQTIGILRDVFQFISLGKKLPVGMEVAIDDIAEVLQAADVSSILHEYYRKGKGEDPIVHFYETFLNIYDPATREKRGVYYTPEPVVKYIVRAIHDLLKTHFDLHDGLASKEVTLLDPAGGTLTFPAEAIKLAVKEFTSKYGDGGLNQFFQNHILKHYFAFELMMAPYAIGHIKIAFLLEELGYKMKDGDRFNLFLTNTLDMEDLAQTEIPGLESLSDESHQAGKVKRHDPILVILGNPPYSGHSATKNDWTEKLLKEDIDGAQSYYKVDGEPLGEKNPKWLQDDYVKFLRFSQWKIHKAGHGIVGMITNHSYLDNPTFRGMRQSLMNTFNEIYIIDLHGNGLKKETTPEGGKDENVFDIRQGVSIFIGIKEKDKKGCKVFADDLFGLRKEKYGWLEDAKFSKKNYEVVKPTNPSYFLKKDNTKDIKEFLEWPLLDSIFPIYNTGIVTKRDGLAIAPEKNELLNKISTFKNKTLSDEEVSNIFNLPLKDNDKWDIAKSRAELTKEVNLVDFVKPISYRPFQTAQIFYHDYIVARKVESVMSNMLNNNLGLVSGKNWASVGSKVYDLAFITENIIDLNFYRRGGTVLFPLYIYKKEDKRKIAHSMMLFEPEEKYGSDGKRPNISKIITEHLSISYKKKFGSRELTPEHILHYCYGILHCNFYRDTYAEFLKFDFPRIPFTGNHKLFLRIAELGNELVHLHLVKHKSISKTVAKYRGKGDDKILKLKYDEENSFLYINERNYFEGISNEVWNYTVGGYQVLDKYLKGIEDKLMKDPALFCKVIAAITHTIEIQQKLDSLFKQIEFIKIKL